A single Fusarium oxysporum Fo47 chromosome IV, complete sequence DNA region contains:
- a CDS encoding Rpp14/Pop5 family-domain-containing protein produces MVRIKERYLLVNIVYLPDPAKAAKSDLPDFVLNHQPTIEKLTPGALIRGIRAEVASLYGDCGSGALMSCSVKYLSLATSTFILRCSRAHYQMLWSTLTFMDHVPVKDGRPCIFRVVRVSGTIRKAEEEAIRQAKRLILAAKEDTDSQSSLAISLRHQDEMVLDVNDASSDEEMDDAD; encoded by the exons ATGGTGCGCATAAAGGAAAGGTATCTCCTTGTCAACATTGTTTACCTGCCAGACCCTGCAAAGGCTGCAAAATCAGATTTGCCAGACTTTGTTCTTAATCACCAACCAACCATCGAAAAGCTCACTCCTGGTGCACTTATCAGGGGTATCAGAGCTGAAGTCGCGTCACTTTATGGCGATTGTGGATCTGGAGCTTTAATGAGCTGCTCAG TAAAATATTTGTCCCTAGCAACCTCAACTTTCATCCTACGATGTTCAAGGGCTCACTATCAAATGCTCTGGTCAACATTGACCTTTATGGATCACGTTCCCGTCAAAGACGGAAGGCCGTGTATCTTTCGCGTCGTACGCGTCAGTGGGACAATTCGCAaagctgaggaagaagctattCGTCAGGCCAAGAGACTCATCCTTGCTGCAAAGGAAGATACGGACTCCCAGTCTTCTCTCGCCATTTCACTGCGTCATCAGGACGAAATGGTTCTGGACGTCAACGACGCGTCGAGTGATGAAGAAATGGATGATGCGGATTGA
- a CDS encoding uncharacterized protein (conserved hypothetical ATP binding protein-domain containing protein) — MPFAQLVVGSPGSGKSTYCDGMHQFLGAIGRACSVVNLDPANDHTNYPAALDIRNLVKLEEIMKDDKLGPNGGILYALEELEHNFEWLEEGLKEFSEDYVLFDCPGQVELYTHHNSLRNIFYKLQKIGYRLVCVHLSDSFCLTQPSLYVSNVLLSLRAMIQMDMPHINILSKIDKVSEYDELPFNLDYYTDVDDLTYLTPHLESESPALRSEKFGKLNEAIANLIESYGLVRYEVLAVENKKSMMHILRVIDRAGGYVFGGAEGANDTVWAVAMRSESSMLEVQDIQERWIDQKVEYDQMEREAEEEQARIQEEQAMELDQSEPFAPAGGMDPDFGDMTVPKDSGIKVVRKK, encoded by the exons ATGCCCTTTGCGCAACTCGTCGTCGGCAGCCCAGGCTCTGGAAAGAGTACCTACTGCGATGGCA TGCACCAGTTCCTGGGCGCCATCGGGCGAGCCTGTTCAGTCGTAAATCTCGATCCTGCCAATGACCATACAAACTACCCTGCGGCACTCGATATTCGCAACCTAGTTAAACTCGAAGAAATTATGAAAGATGACAAGCTGGGACCTAATGGCGGCATTTTATATGCCCTTGAAGAATTGGAACATAACTTTGAGTGGTTGGAAGAGGGACTGAAAGAATTCAGTGAAGACTACGTTCTGTTCGACTGCCCGGGACAGGTGGAACTATACACACACCACAACTCCCTACGGAATATCTTCTACAAACTCCAGAAGATTGGATATAGG CTCGTCTGCGTCCACCTCTCGGATTCTTTCTGCCTAACGCAACCCTCGCTATACGTATCGAACGTCCTCCTTTCCCTCCGAGCCATGATCCAGATGGACATGCCGCATATAAACATCCTCTCAAAGATCGACAAAGTCTCCGAGTATGACGAGCTCCCGTTCAACCTCGACTATTACACAGACGTAGACGACTTGACATATTTAACGCCCCATCTCGAATCAGAATCGCCCGCTTTGAGGAGCGAAAAGTTTGGCAAGCTCAACGAGGCTATCGCAAATCTGATCGAGAGCTACGGCCTGGTGCGTTACGAGGTTCTGGCCGTCGAAAATAAGAAAAGCATGATGCACATTCTTCGTGTCATTGATCGTGCCGGTGGATACGTCTTTGGCGGTGCTGAAGGTGCCAATGACACGGTGTGGGCGGTCGCCATGAGGAGTGAGTCGTCTATGCTAGAGGTGCAGGATATCCAGGAGCGCTGGATTGATCAAAAGGTTGAATATGACCAAATGGAGCgtgaggcggaggaggagcaggctCGCatccaagaagaacaagccaTGGAGTTGGATCAAAGTGAACCATTTGCTCCAGCAGGCGGAATGGACCCCGACTTTGGAGATATGACAGTTCCAAAGGACAGTGGGATCAAGGTAGTTAGAAAGAAATGA
- a CDS encoding uncharacterized protein (expressed protein) gives MGRRDTYSEPPRSHRQSRRQPPPRRGPPVKQSESGFDWTPGIVLALLGAFTWLSHDFDNYKKKHEHCDDRRGSRSRDSERGRRRYRSSSRYPDDDYDDYDYRGERGYSR, from the coding sequence atgggaagaagagacaCATACTCAGAGCCTCCCCGGAGCCATCGCCAATCCCGTCGTCAACCTCCACCCCGCCGCGGCCCTCCTGTTAAACAGAGCGAATCCGGCTTCGATTGGACACCGGGTATTGTTCTCGCCCTCCTTGGCGCCTTTACATGGCTCAGCCACGACTTTGATAACTACAAGAAGAAACACGAGCACTGCGATGATCGAAGAGGAAGTCGAAGTCGCGATAGTGAGAGGGGAAGGCGGAGGTATCGATCGAGTAGTCGCTATCCAGACGACGACTATGATGACTATGATTATCGAGGTGAACGGGGCTATAGTCGGTGA
- a CDS encoding pyridoxal phosphate-dependent transferase: MEAQEFREAAKAAIDEMTDYTENVAEYRVVSNVKPGYLRPLLPSSPPTDPEPWSAIHQDIESKILPGITHWSSPRFMAFFPCASSYPAALAEIYSNAFNGAHFNWICSPAVTELETIVMDWLAQALGLPACFLSGGSTHGGGVIHGSISESIIVNMAAARDKYLASVTAHLPPGSEEKEEALWNLRSRLVALGSSGTHSSTKKVAQVLGVRFATIPVSEAGGFSLRGEALAATVENLRARGLEPFFLTATLGTTDVCAVDDFEGIAQALKPTFDTSRDIWVHIDAAYAGAALVLEEYQHLAKAFSSFHSISFSPHKWFLTTFDCTAVWVRHRSWLVQALSIKPPYLRNQFSDDELVTDYRDWQIPLGRRFRSLKLWFVMRSYGISGLQKHIRNGVDLAESLEDKIDSRRDIFSVFTPARFGLITIRVNGESEQQINDRTEAVYEVINAAGEFYLTATVVNDKFAIRVCTSVTKVEEQHVQRMFDVLVQTAETEIAKGHKWLECNL, from the exons ATGGAAGCTCAGGAATTCCGTGAGGCTGCCAAGGCGGCAATTGACGAGA TGACCGACTACACCGAAAATGTCGCCGAATACCGCGTTGTCTCGAATGTTAAACCGGGGTACCTACGCCCTCTGCTACCCTCCTCTCCGCCAACAGACCCAGAACCGTGGTCCGCCATCCACCAAGACATCGAGTCCAAGATCCTCCCAGGCATTACTCACTGGAGTAGTCCTCGCTTCATGGCATTCTTCCCATGTGCGAGCAGCTATCCAGCCGCTCTGGCAGAGATATATTCCAATGCCTTCAACGGGGCACACTTCAACTGGATCTGCAGCCCTGCTGTTACGGAGCTCGAGACTATAGTTATGGACTGGCTGGCCCAGGCATTGGGCTTGCCTGCGTGTTTCCTCAGTGGGGGTTCTACACATGGTGGCGGTGTGATTCATGGGAGTATCAGTGAGAGTATTATTGTCAACatggctgctgcgagagatAAGTATCTCGCTTCTGTGACAGCCCATCTCCCTCCTGGCagtgaagagaaggaggaagcACTTTGGAATCTTCGAAGCAGACTGGTGGCCCTTGGAAGCTCAGGCACACACTCGAGCACTAAAAAGGTCGCTCAAGTTCTTGGTGTTCGCTTTGCTACCATCCCAGTATCCGAGGCTGGTGGCTTCTCTCTCCGAGGCGAGGCCCTCGCTGCTACTGTTGAGAATCTCCGAGCCCGTGGTCTTGAACCATTCTTCCTCACTGCCACTCTTGGCACCACCGATGTCTGCGCTGTGGATGATTTCGAGGGTATTGCCCAAGCTCTCAAGCCAACCTTCGATACGTCACGGGACATCTGGGTTCACATCGACGCCGCGTACGCTGGTGCAGCACTTGTTCTAGAAGAATACCAACACTTGGCCAAAGCCTTTTCGTCATTCCATTCCATTAGCTTCAGCCCTCATAAGTGGTTTCTTACCACATTCGACTGTACAGCCGTCTGGGTCCGTCATCGATCTTGGCTTGTCCAGGCTCTGAGCATCAAGCCTCCTTATCTGCGAAATCAATTCAGCGACGACGAGTTAGTCACCGACTATCGCGACTGGCAGATTCCTCTAGGGCGGCGGTTTCGTTCCTTGAAACTCTGGTTCGTCATGCGAAGTTATGGTATCAGTGGCCTTCAGAAGCATATCCGCAATGGTGTCGACCTGGCGGAAAGTCTCGAAGACAAGATAGACTCTCGTCGGGACATCTTCTCTGTTTTCACGCCAGCTCGGTTCGGCCTAATTACAATCCGTGTCAATGGCGAGTCAGAGCAACAGATTAACGACCGCACTGAGGCAGTGTATGAGGTCATTAACGCTGCGGGAGAGTTCTACCTCACTGCCACCGTTGTAAATGACAAGTTTGCTATTCGTGTATGCACGAGTGTAACAAAGGTGGAGGAACAACACGTCCAGAGAATGTTTGACGTCTTGGTGCAGACGGCTGAGACTGAGATTGCTAAGGGGCATAAGTGGTTAGAATGTAATTTATAA
- a CDS encoding ZIP zinc transporter-domain-containing protein codes for MALTRRSVVCSAVCLALLVGLVYAGHDHEHVETVNNVNIDNMSLEELDTQLQTCPIVEQLNAAKHAHHAAAPSSMTSRLFAVLFPGSPAVNALLATLYISGPPNFLLALCPTNIDPASLSVMVAFAVGGLLGDTLFHLLPEIFVGEDHDEAVKFVLVEPNRNLVLGLGILVGFMTFVAMDKGLRIATGGAGHDHSHGHGDAHAHSHGEDKAVSSGVDATENLVKSRKKGNEDKGAVVANAVEKPEKEINPSVKLGGYLNLIADFTHNITDGLAMSASFYASPTIGATTTVAVFFHEIPHEVGDFALLIQSGFSKRAAMGSQFITALGALLGTLIGIAIQEFGSPSSDVPMGRNEGIWGTSLTWGDMLLPFTAGTFLYVGTVAVIPELLETGPNKAKELKNMLIQFSAVAIGAGIMLYISWHD; via the exons ATGGCGCTCACTCGTAGGAGCGTCGTTTGCTCGGCTGTCTGCCTTGCACTCCTTGTCGGCCTTGTATACGCGGGCCATGATCACGAACATGTTGAGACTGTGAACAATGTCAATATTGACAACATGAGTCTCGAGGAGCTCGACACTCAACTCCAG ACCTGCCCAATTGTCGAGCAGCTCAATGCTGCAAAGCATGCTCACCATGCCGCTGCCCCCTCGTCGATGACCTCGCGCCTCTTCGCCGTTCTCTTCCCTGGCTCACCCGCCGTAAACGCCCTCCTTGCGACCCTCTACATCTCCGGCCCCCCCAACTTCCTTCTCGCCCTCTGCCCGACCAACATTGATCCTGCCTCTCTTTCCGTCATGGTTGCTTTTGCTGTGGGTGGTCTTCTCGGTGACACTCTTTTCCACCTTCTCCCTGAGATCTTTGTTGGCGAGGACCAtgatgaggctgtcaagTTCGTACTTGTCGAGCCTAACCGTAACCTTGTGCTTGGATTAGGTATCTTGGTGGGCTTTATGACATTCGTCGCTATGGATAAGGGTCTACGAATTGCTACAGGTGGAGCTGGCCATGATCACTCCCACGGACATGGTGATGCGCACGCTCATTCTCATGGTGAGGATAAGGCTGTTTCTTCCGGTGTTGATGCTACGGAAAACCTTGTCAAGTCTCGCAAGAAGGGTAATGAGGACAAGGGTGCTGTTGTTGCCAatgctgttgagaagcctGAGAAGGAAATCAACCCTAGCGTCAAGCTGGGCGGCTACTTGAACCTAAT TGCCGACTTTACACACAACATCACCGATGGCCTGGCTATGTCTGCCAGTTTCTATGCCTCGCCTACTATTGGGGCTACCACTACTGTAGCAGTCTTCTTCCACGAGATCCCTCACGAGGTTGGCGATTtcgctcttctcatccagtCCGGCTTTTCCAAGCGAGCTGCTATGGGCTCGCAATTTATCACTGCCTTGGGTGCTCTCCTTGGTACTCTCATTGGTATTGCTATTCAGGAGTTCGGTAGCCCTAGCAGTGACGTCCCCATGGGCCGTAACGAGGGTATCTGGGGAACTAGCCTG ACCTGGGGCGATATGCTTCTTCCCTTCACTGCTGGTACATTCCTCTACGTTGGAACCGTTGCCGTCATCcctgagcttcttgagacTGGTCCTAACAAGGCTAAGGAGCTGAAGAACATGCTCATTCAGTTCTCGGCCGTGGCTATTGGCGCTGGTATTATGTTGTACATTTCGTGGCATGACTAG
- a CDS encoding uncharacterized protein (expressed protein) codes for MKVHMGVTVLHHHQQQQQPHPSRPVPTISPTSEAGADASKKKKSCRLVPGTITIISGEGPWTAVRSVSRMVGLGENQQKEQEEGPEEGQREGGGQGYREG; via the exons ATGAAGGTCCATATGGGGGTGACAGTACT ccatcatcatcaacaacagcaacaacc ACATCCCTCACGCCCTGTGCCTACGATAAGCCCGACTAGTGAGGCTGGGGCAGACGCCtcaaaaaagaagaaatccTGTCGTCTTGTCC CCGGCACAATTACTATCATCAGTGGGGAGGGGCCCTGGACGGCTGTTCGTTCCGTGTC GCGAATGGTCGGGTTGGGGGAAAACcaacaaaaagaacaagaagaaggcccagaagaaggccaacgAGAAGGTGGCGGACAAGGTTACCGAGAAGGTTGA